In Arthrobacter sp. CDRTa11, one DNA window encodes the following:
- a CDS encoding VOC family protein, translated as METQVSGSAQLKDAPPSYIASIMVSAVDAERLAAFWSQFLNLEVASRIDQFIWLKAAGPGTPQLGFQQVASPTGGRRRLHLDIHTPDAASLRRHAEFLGASFVEGHDVGDFHWDVMQDPEGNEFCIAQD; from the coding sequence ATGGAAACTCAGGTCAGCGGAAGCGCCCAACTCAAGGACGCTCCGCCGTCGTACATCGCTTCAATCATGGTCAGCGCCGTGGACGCCGAGCGGCTGGCCGCTTTCTGGTCCCAGTTCCTGAACCTCGAGGTGGCCTCGCGAATCGATCAGTTCATCTGGCTGAAAGCAGCCGGCCCGGGAACGCCCCAACTGGGGTTCCAGCAGGTGGCCAGCCCCACCGGCGGGCGCCGGCGCCTTCACCTGGACATTCATACCCCGGATGCCGCCAGCCTGCGCAGGCACGCCGAGTTCCTGGGTGCCTCGTTTGTGGAGGGTCACGACGTCGGCGATTTCCATTGGGACGTTATGCAGGACCCCGAAGGCAACGAGTTCTGCATCGCCCAGGACTGA
- a CDS encoding HAD domain-containing protein produces the protein MKPIILLDIDGVLNPVVRPGADRPELSLPPATAALVRRLARCGRLAWVSTWPADQTGGLESQLALDADPLRVTLIFRAADEDEPTPKLRSVRRWLARMRDSGEADWDSVVWIDDVLGPDAREWAHQYDQPVLLEKPVPAQGLTELQVVAVEVFIDSDEETGR, from the coding sequence ATGAAGCCGATCATTCTGCTGGACATCGACGGCGTCCTGAACCCCGTGGTGCGTCCCGGCGCCGACCGTCCGGAACTGTCACTGCCTCCTGCCACAGCCGCGCTGGTGCGACGGCTGGCCCGTTGCGGCCGGCTCGCCTGGGTGTCCACGTGGCCGGCGGATCAGACGGGAGGCCTGGAATCGCAGCTGGCGCTGGACGCCGACCCTTTGCGTGTGACGCTCATCTTCCGTGCCGCCGACGAGGATGAGCCGACGCCGAAACTGCGGTCGGTGAGGCGTTGGCTGGCCCGGATGAGGGACTCCGGAGAGGCGGACTGGGACTCAGTGGTCTGGATCGACGACGTGCTGGGACCCGACGCCCGCGAGTGGGCCCATCAGTACGACCAGCCGGTCCTGCTGGAGAAGCCGGTCCCGGCCCAGGGGCTGACAGAACTGCAGGTGGTGGCCGTCGAAGTGTTTATCGACAGCGATGAGGAGACCGGGCGGTAG
- a CDS encoding potassium channel family protein, whose translation MTQLLWRKHTEWPLVGVATLFLAAYSVQVIYDLPPSQDDVLELVIWLTWGLFGIDYLANLILAENRPRWFFRNIHELIILVLPVLRPLRLLRLVTLLQVLHRTAGRTLRGRVLTYVLGAAVLVTYVGAVAILDVEKGAEGSNINNFGDALWWAVVTISTVGYGDHFPVTLVGRLVAIGLLLGGIAVLGVITASVASWLVEEVSLEVAEETDASEDPLRREVANLAEQVRTLTARLAPDTANDSDAPGL comes from the coding sequence ATGACCCAACTGCTCTGGCGCAAACACACCGAATGGCCGCTCGTCGGCGTTGCAACCCTGTTCCTTGCCGCCTACTCCGTCCAGGTCATCTACGACCTGCCCCCGAGCCAGGACGACGTTCTGGAGCTGGTGATCTGGTTGACGTGGGGACTTTTTGGGATCGACTACCTGGCCAACCTGATCCTTGCCGAGAACCGGCCCAGATGGTTCTTTCGCAACATCCACGAGCTGATCATCCTGGTCCTCCCGGTCCTGCGCCCGCTGCGGCTGCTCCGCCTGGTCACCCTGTTGCAGGTCCTGCACCGGACGGCGGGCCGCACCCTCCGGGGACGCGTCCTGACCTATGTCCTTGGCGCTGCCGTCCTGGTTACGTACGTCGGCGCGGTAGCCATCCTCGACGTCGAGAAGGGCGCCGAAGGATCGAACATCAACAACTTTGGCGATGCCCTTTGGTGGGCGGTGGTCACCATCAGTACCGTCGGGTACGGCGATCATTTCCCGGTCACCCTGGTGGGGCGGTTGGTGGCCATCGGGCTCCTGCTCGGCGGCATCGCCGTCCTGGGCGTGATCACGGCCTCTGTCGCGTCCTGGCTGGTGGAGGAGGTCTCCCTCGAGGTGGCCGAAGAGACGGATGCCTCGGAGGATCCCCTGCGCCGGGAGGTGGCCAACCTGGCCGAGCAGGTGCGCACACTCACAGCAAGGCTGGCGCCGGACACGGCGAACGACAGTGATGCCCCGGGGCTCTAA
- a CDS encoding HpcH/HpaI aldolase family protein: MSAASFAAKARAHQTVVGYWVVLDSPVSTERVARLGYDYVALDAQHGLMGYSGWLHGLMAIDASGAAGIVRVPSNNAAFIGQALDAGAAGVIVPLVNNAEEAAAAVRAVRYPPHGIRSYGPMRSGLRIGPVPAEADATVLCLAMIETPGGLANVREICAVPGLDGVYIGPSDLCLAVGGRFPDDPDVAEVFDAALVTIRDAARGAGIIAAIHTGSGEIARRRIDEGFTFVTVSSDLTHLEDAAARHLSTALGE; encoded by the coding sequence ATGAGTGCCGCATCATTCGCCGCCAAAGCCCGGGCCCACCAGACCGTCGTCGGATATTGGGTGGTCCTGGATTCACCGGTGTCCACCGAGCGGGTGGCGCGCCTCGGGTACGACTACGTGGCGCTGGACGCGCAGCACGGGCTGATGGGCTATTCCGGCTGGCTGCACGGTTTGATGGCCATCGACGCCTCCGGCGCAGCCGGGATTGTCCGCGTACCGTCCAACAACGCCGCTTTCATCGGACAGGCGCTCGACGCCGGTGCCGCCGGCGTCATTGTGCCGCTGGTCAACAACGCGGAGGAAGCCGCCGCCGCAGTGCGCGCCGTGCGCTACCCGCCGCACGGCATCCGGTCCTACGGACCCATGCGCTCCGGGCTCCGGATCGGGCCGGTGCCCGCGGAGGCGGACGCCACCGTGCTGTGCCTGGCCATGATCGAGACCCCCGGGGGGCTGGCCAACGTCCGCGAGATCTGCGCCGTCCCCGGGCTCGACGGCGTCTACATCGGACCGTCCGATCTTTGCCTTGCGGTGGGCGGCAGGTTCCCCGATGATCCGGACGTGGCCGAAGTGTTCGACGCCGCCCTGGTCACCATCCGTGATGCAGCCCGGGGCGCGGGCATCATCGCGGCGATCCACACCGGCAGCGGCGAGATCGCCCGCCGGCGGATCGACGAAGGCTTTACGTTCGTGACAGTGTCCTCGGACCTGACCCACCTCGAAGACGCGGCGGCCCGCCATCTTTCGACTGCACTGGGCGAGTAG
- a CDS encoding cold-shock protein, with protein MATGTVKWFNAEKGFGFISPDDSSQDVFAHYSAIASSGFRSLEENQKVSFETEQGPKGPQAVNIQAL; from the coding sequence ATGGCTACTGGTACCGTCAAATGGTTTAACGCTGAAAAGGGCTTCGGCTTCATTTCCCCCGATGACTCCTCACAGGACGTTTTCGCTCACTACTCCGCGATCGCCTCTTCCGGCTTCCGCTCACTCGAAGAGAACCAGAAGGTCTCCTTCGAGACCGAGCAGGGCCCCAAGGGCCCGCAGGCCGTCAACATCCAGGCACTCTAA
- the ctaD gene encoding cytochrome c oxidase subunit I, protein MAITGQSSEGVAATASPAVVPRRKGSLIVTWVTSTDHKVIGYMYLIASFVFFMMAGVMALLIRAELYEPGMQILQTKEQYNQLFTMHGTMMLLMFATPLFAGFTNVIMPLQIGAPDVAFPRLNALAFWFFLFGSTIAVSGFITPQGAASFGWFAYAPLNNTTFSPGVGGDLWVFGLALSGFGTILGAVNFITTIICMRAPGMTMWRMPIFTWNALVTSILVIMAFPPLAAALFGLGADRRFGAHIYDPNNGGAVLWQHLFWFFGHPEVYIIALPFFGIVSEIFPVFSRKPIFGYKGLVYATIAIAALSMTVWAHHMYVTGSVLLPFFAFMTMLIAVPTGVKFFNWIGTMWGGSLTFETPMLWSLGFIITFLFGGLTGIILASPPLDFHVSDSYFVVAHFHYVVFGTVVFAMFAGFYFWWPKFTGTMLNERLGKIHFWMLFLGFHGTFLIQHWLGAVGMPRRYADYLVEDNFMWMNQFSTIGSYLLGASMIPFLWNVYVTWRAGEKVTVDDPWGFGASLEWATSCPPPRHNFTSLPRIRSERPALDLHHPEIRVREHEPVHSPAAAALGAADIGEKDVRSPNPDE, encoded by the coding sequence TTGGCCATCACAGGACAATCATCTGAAGGGGTAGCCGCCACGGCATCACCCGCGGTGGTACCGCGGCGCAAAGGCAGCCTCATCGTCACTTGGGTTACCTCCACAGACCACAAGGTCATCGGGTACATGTACCTGATCGCGTCGTTTGTGTTCTTTATGATGGCCGGGGTGATGGCCCTGCTCATCCGGGCTGAGCTTTACGAACCTGGCATGCAGATCCTGCAGACCAAGGAGCAGTACAACCAGCTGTTCACCATGCACGGCACCATGATGCTGCTCATGTTCGCCACCCCGCTCTTCGCCGGGTTCACGAACGTCATCATGCCGCTGCAGATCGGCGCCCCTGACGTCGCGTTCCCGCGGCTGAACGCCCTGGCATTCTGGTTCTTCCTCTTCGGCTCGACCATCGCCGTCTCCGGATTCATCACACCCCAGGGCGCGGCGTCCTTTGGCTGGTTCGCCTATGCGCCGCTGAACAACACAACGTTCAGCCCCGGCGTCGGCGGGGACCTGTGGGTGTTCGGCCTGGCGTTGTCCGGCTTCGGCACCATCCTGGGCGCCGTCAACTTCATCACCACCATCATCTGTATGCGCGCCCCCGGCATGACCATGTGGCGGATGCCCATCTTCACCTGGAATGCCCTGGTCACGTCCATCCTGGTGATCATGGCGTTCCCGCCGCTGGCCGCAGCCCTGTTCGGACTCGGCGCTGACCGGCGGTTCGGCGCCCACATCTACGATCCGAACAACGGCGGCGCCGTACTCTGGCAGCACCTGTTCTGGTTCTTCGGCCACCCCGAGGTGTACATCATCGCGCTGCCGTTCTTCGGCATCGTGTCCGAAATTTTCCCGGTCTTCAGCCGCAAACCGATTTTCGGCTACAAGGGCCTGGTGTACGCCACCATCGCCATCGCCGCCCTGTCCATGACAGTCTGGGCGCACCACATGTACGTGACAGGATCCGTGCTCCTGCCGTTCTTCGCCTTTATGACCATGCTGATCGCGGTGCCCACCGGCGTGAAGTTCTTCAACTGGATCGGCACCATGTGGGGCGGCTCGCTGACCTTCGAGACGCCCATGCTCTGGAGCCTGGGCTTCATCATCACCTTCCTTTTCGGCGGCCTGACCGGCATCATCCTGGCGTCGCCGCCGCTGGACTTCCACGTCTCCGACTCCTACTTCGTGGTGGCGCACTTCCACTACGTGGTGTTCGGCACGGTGGTGTTCGCGATGTTCGCCGGCTTCTACTTCTGGTGGCCCAAGTTCACCGGCACCATGCTCAACGAGCGCCTGGGCAAGATCCACTTCTGGATGCTGTTCCTGGGCTTCCACGGCACGTTCCTCATCCAGCACTGGCTCGGCGCCGTGGGCATGCCCCGCCGGTACGCAGATTATCTGGTGGAGGACAACTTCATGTGGATGAACCAGTTCTCCACCATCGGCTCCTATTTGCTCGGCGCGTCCATGATCCCGTTCCTCTGGAACGTCTACGTCACGTGGCGGGCCGGCGAGAAGGTCACCGTGGACGATCCGTGGGGCTTCGGCGCCTCGCTGGAGTGGGCCACGTCCTGCCCGCCGCCGCGCCACAACTTCACGTCATTGCCGCGCATCCGCTCGGAGCGCCCGGCCTTGGACCTGCACCATCCGGAGATCAGGGTCCGCGAACACGAACCCGTCCACTCTCCGGCCGCCGCGGCCCTGGGCGCCGCCGACATCGGCGAAAAGGACGTCCGCAGCCCCAATCCGGACGAGTAA
- a CDS encoding DUF2087 domain-containing protein yields MLGQTGARRFDILSLLAAAAEIGGAISRLSLPSQWLTWAQQGEVNALGGASNQGGPHWRRVVAALANRDARTAYAQIVLGAKAPDVLAGMSEQRRTRAVEVLLAAGLVERTRANELEASGTIFQDLLTQQPRRLPQTGVDRFMRLGRIDRYPANMAQRRELLAWIAGDAIRQGEELTEQQVNERLLSYTDDVVLLRRYLIDFGLLTRTPSGSSYSRQEEE; encoded by the coding sequence ATGCTAGGCCAAACCGGCGCCAGGCGGTTCGATATCCTGTCCCTGTTAGCTGCCGCCGCCGAAATTGGCGGGGCCATCAGCCGGCTTTCGCTACCGAGCCAGTGGCTCACTTGGGCGCAGCAAGGGGAGGTGAACGCATTGGGCGGAGCATCCAACCAGGGCGGACCGCATTGGCGCCGCGTGGTGGCTGCCCTCGCTAACCGGGACGCGCGGACCGCCTACGCGCAGATAGTGCTCGGGGCCAAGGCACCGGATGTGCTTGCCGGTATGTCCGAACAACGGCGCACCCGTGCCGTTGAGGTCCTGCTGGCAGCCGGCCTGGTGGAACGGACACGTGCCAATGAACTGGAAGCCTCCGGCACCATCTTCCAGGACCTCCTCACCCAACAACCCAGGCGCCTGCCGCAAACCGGCGTCGATCGTTTTATGCGCCTGGGCCGGATTGACAGGTACCCGGCCAACATGGCGCAGCGGCGGGAACTGCTCGCCTGGATTGCCGGTGACGCCATCCGGCAGGGCGAGGAGCTCACCGAACAGCAGGTCAACGAACGGCTCCTGAGCTACACCGACGACGTTGTGCTGCTCCGCCGCTACCTGATCGACTTCGGGCTGCTGACGCGGACGCCGTCGGGATCCTCCTATTCCCGGCAGGAAGAAGAATAG
- a CDS encoding FadR/GntR family transcriptional regulator, with translation MSTATVGPADEADDGGASPAMQGRVLEAVGVAIASGSLPPGSRLTLDTLQQEYGVSRTVARDTMKVLESMNLVYSRRRVGIVVQERALWNVFDPKLVRWRLASDSRAEQYSSLTELRIAVEPIAAAGAARRASAAERAKLTALAAELRRLGEAGELEAFLAADIQFHCLLLQSCGNEMFTALEGMVAEVLTSRTKQGLMPFRPRDEALQAHEDVAAAVARGDATTAETAMHHILDEVRNAMGLP, from the coding sequence ATGTCGACGGCGACAGTTGGGCCCGCGGATGAAGCGGACGACGGCGGGGCTTCCCCCGCGATGCAGGGACGCGTTCTTGAGGCGGTAGGCGTTGCCATCGCTTCCGGCAGCCTCCCGCCAGGCAGCCGCCTCACCTTGGACACGCTTCAGCAGGAGTATGGGGTTTCCCGGACCGTCGCGCGCGACACCATGAAGGTTTTGGAGTCGATGAACCTCGTCTACTCGCGGCGCCGCGTTGGCATTGTGGTCCAGGAGCGGGCGCTGTGGAATGTTTTTGACCCCAAGCTGGTGCGCTGGCGCCTTGCCTCCGACAGCCGGGCGGAACAGTACAGCAGCCTCACGGAGTTGCGGATCGCCGTCGAACCCATCGCCGCGGCCGGGGCTGCCCGCCGTGCCAGCGCGGCGGAGCGCGCCAAACTGACTGCCCTTGCCGCCGAGCTGAGGCGCCTGGGCGAAGCCGGGGAGCTGGAGGCGTTCCTGGCCGCCGATATCCAATTCCACTGCCTGCTGCTGCAGAGTTGCGGCAACGAAATGTTCACTGCCCTAGAAGGGATGGTGGCCGAGGTCCTGACCAGCCGGACGAAGCAGGGCCTGATGCCGTTCAGGCCACGGGACGAAGCACTTCAGGCGCACGAGGATGTTGCCGCCGCCGTCGCCCGCGGTGACGCGACCACCGCCGAGACCGCCATGCACCACATCCTGGACGAAGTGCGGAACGCGATGGGGCTGCCCTAA
- a CDS encoding DinB family protein, which produces MATFTGSDDLQGAEFFDVNLRGARFVRTDLSGAVMRGVDVERADIDAPWLLEGRSFLRVNGVDVAPFVEAELNRRFPGREKRRAEDTEGLREAWAVLERTWAATLERVAAMAAGTVDISVDGEWTFAQTLRHLVMATDKWMSGGILENEQPFHPIGQPNAEYKTDGLDMSVFSAATPSYSEVLEVRASRMAMVREFLAGLREEDLERPHKAPDAPEYTVTTLQCLHTILLEEWEHHRFAVRDLDAIEAEINTQG; this is translated from the coding sequence ATGGCCACCTTCACCGGATCTGACGACCTGCAGGGTGCGGAGTTCTTCGACGTGAACCTGCGCGGGGCCCGATTCGTCCGGACTGACCTGTCCGGTGCGGTGATGCGCGGGGTGGATGTGGAGCGGGCGGACATCGACGCGCCGTGGCTCCTCGAAGGCAGAAGCTTCCTGCGGGTCAACGGTGTGGATGTGGCCCCGTTCGTCGAGGCCGAACTTAATCGCCGTTTTCCCGGCCGCGAGAAGAGGCGCGCCGAGGATACTGAGGGCCTGCGCGAAGCCTGGGCTGTGCTCGAACGGACCTGGGCGGCCACCCTGGAACGCGTAGCGGCGATGGCGGCCGGCACGGTGGACATTTCTGTGGACGGCGAATGGACGTTTGCGCAGACGCTGCGGCATCTGGTGATGGCCACGGACAAGTGGATGAGCGGGGGGATTCTGGAGAATGAGCAGCCATTCCACCCCATCGGCCAACCGAATGCCGAATATAAGACCGACGGCCTCGACATGTCCGTCTTCAGCGCGGCCACACCGTCCTACTCGGAGGTGCTAGAGGTCCGGGCCAGCCGGATGGCCATGGTTCGCGAGTTCCTGGCCGGCCTTAGGGAGGAGGACCTTGAACGGCCGCACAAGGCCCCCGATGCTCCCGAGTACACGGTGACCACACTCCAGTGCCTGCACACCATACTTTTGGAGGAGTGGGAGCACCACCGCTTCGCCGTCCGCGACCTTGACGCCATCGAGGCGGAAATCAATACGCAGGGCTAG
- a CDS encoding alpha/beta fold hydrolase has protein sequence MEPIRAILLPGSILPAQLAYGDLIEDLAPGVDAIAKDLELYERDEPPPGWSLDTEVDGVLREADAFGWETFHLVGYSGGGAAALAVAAEHPERLLSLALLEPAWAGSWDWSPAHEEVWRKYRELEELPPDELILEFTRLGVKPDVVLPPPVEGAPPPWMARRPAGVRAFLETFKSYDLDREKLAAFRKPVFYALGGLSNPDAYGEIADRLAKVFPDFHIEVFEERHHFDPPHRAEPLRLAVLLRELWDRAEGREHQVTL, from the coding sequence ATGGAACCGATTCGGGCCATCCTGCTTCCCGGGAGCATCCTCCCTGCCCAGCTGGCCTATGGCGACCTGATCGAAGACCTGGCCCCAGGCGTGGACGCCATCGCCAAGGACCTGGAACTTTATGAGCGCGACGAGCCGCCGCCCGGCTGGAGCCTGGACACCGAGGTGGACGGCGTGCTCCGCGAAGCCGACGCGTTCGGCTGGGAGACCTTCCACCTGGTCGGCTATTCCGGCGGCGGTGCAGCGGCGCTCGCCGTGGCCGCCGAACATCCCGAACGCCTGCTCAGCCTGGCTCTGCTCGAGCCCGCCTGGGCCGGCAGCTGGGACTGGAGCCCCGCCCACGAAGAAGTGTGGAGGAAATACCGGGAGCTGGAAGAACTTCCGCCCGACGAGTTGATACTGGAGTTCACCAGGCTGGGTGTGAAGCCCGACGTCGTCCTTCCGCCGCCGGTTGAAGGCGCCCCGCCGCCGTGGATGGCCAGGCGGCCCGCCGGTGTCAGGGCCTTCCTGGAGACGTTCAAGAGCTACGACCTGGACCGGGAGAAGCTCGCAGCCTTCCGCAAGCCCGTGTTCTATGCCCTCGGCGGCCTGAGTAACCCGGACGCGTACGGCGAGATCGCGGACCGGCTGGCCAAGGTCTTCCCGGACTTCCACATCGAAGTGTTCGAGGAACGCCACCACTTCGACCCGCCGCACCGGGCCGAACCGCTGCGGCTGGCGGTACTGCTGCGGGAGCTCTGGGACCGCGCGGAAGGCAGGGAGCATCAAGTCACCCTTTGA